In Juglans regia cultivar Chandler chromosome 5, Walnut 2.0, whole genome shotgun sequence, the following are encoded in one genomic region:
- the LOC108982483 gene encoding transmembrane protein 45B-like — translation MGTLVGHVAPGFGFFIIGLWHLFNHIKLHAQYPNSYTSPPWFPTKKLKYLELFLIMGGCSASIAMELFIGPERHQPFDPDGTIPSNHLHNFEHSSISMTFFVYAAFAIVLDRIGTKAQLGLTQLLGAIAFAQQLLLFHLHSADHMGPEGQYHMLLQIVIFVSLATTLIGIGLPKSFLVSFVRSTSILFQGIWLMVMGFMLWTPELIPKGCFMHLEEGHKVVRCSGNETLHRAKALVNIQFSWFLILITIFAACFYLILVQAYGEKPEYVSLTKEEDEEDQVADDVESQKRSKFGNSKSFIQMGKAISLSDMER, via the coding sequence ATGGGTACTTTGGTGGGACATGTTGCACCAGGCTTTGGCTTCTTCATCATTGGCTTGTGGCATCTCTTTAACCACATCAAGCTCCACGCGCAGTACCCAAATTCTTACACCTCTCCCCCATGGTTTCCCACCAAGAAACTCAAGTACTTGGAGCTCTTCCTGATCATGGGAGGTTGCTCTGCCTCCATAGCCATGGAGCTCTTCATCGGCCCGGAGAGACACCAGCCTTTTGATCCTGATGGAACCATCCCCTCCAACCATCTCCATAACTTCGAGCACTCTTCTATCTCAATGACTTTCTTCGTGTACGCCGCCTTTGCTATAGTTCTTGATCGAATTGGCACCAAAGCTCAACTTGGGCTAACCCAATTGCTTGGAGCCATAGCCTTCGCacagcaacttcttctttttcaccTTCACTCAGCTGACCACATGGGCCCGGAAGGCCAATACCACATGCTTCTacaaattgttatttttgtttctttagcCACCACTCTCATCGGAATTGGCCTGCCTAAGAGTTTCTTGGTCAGCTTTGTAAGGTCAACAAGCATATTATTTCAAGGTATTTGGCTTATGGTCATGGGCTTCATGCTTTGGACCCCAGAATTGATTCCTAAAGGCTGTTTTATGCACCTTGAAGAGGGTCACAAAGTGGTCAGGTGCTCCGGAAACGAAACACTTCATCGAGCTAAGGCACTGGTGAACATTCAATTTAGTTGGTTCTTGATTTTAATCACAATTTTTGCAGCCTGCTTCTACTTGATTTTGGTTCAAGCTTATGGCGAAAAGCCAGAGTATGTTTCATTgacaaaggaagaagatgaagaagatcaaGTCGCTGATGATGTTGAGTCCCAAAAGAGGAGTAAATTTGGCAATTCAAAGAGCTTTATTCAAATGGGAAAAGCCATTTCACTTAGTGATATGGAAAGGTAG